The window GGTGCCCGGACGCAGCTCGTCCATCGGAAAGCTCAGCACGTCGGTTGGCCCCGGTTCGTCCATCCACTGCACGTGCAGTGCTTCCATGGCACCCTCGTCGACGATGAGGATGGCCACGTCGGCGTCGGGGCTGACGTGCAGCTGCGCGAGGTTGTGCTCGGTCAACCGCAGCAGTTTGGCCTCGTCGACGACGAAACCCGATTCGTTCGTGATCTCGATGGTCATGCTCGTCCTCGCCTCTGCTGGTGGTCACGCGGTGCGCGCGGGTGCAGCGCGCCGCGTCGCTCGGCACGATTGGCGAACTCTTCGGCTTCATCGCGCTCACGGCGTGAGGCCAGACGGCGCTCGTCGTATTCGGTGTAGGCGTCCACGATGCGCCCCACCAGTGTGTGCCGGACGACGTCTTGGCTGGTCAGGGTCGCGAAGTGGATGTCGTCGATGTCTTTGAGCACCCGGGTGACAAGGCGCAGCCCCGACGCCGACTGTGGCAGGTCGATCTGGGTGATGTCGCCGGTGACGACCATGCGCGTGCCGAACCCGAGCCGGGTGAGGAACATCTTCATCTGCTCGGGCGTGGTGTTCTGTGCCTCGTCGAGCACGACGAACGAGTCGTTCAAGGTGCGCCCGCGCATGTACGCCAGCGGTGCCACCTCGATCGTGCCGCTCGCGATGAGCTTCGGGACCAGTTCAGGGTCCATCATCTCGTTGAGCGCGTCGTACAGCGGCCGCAGGTACGGGTCGATCTTGTCGGTGAGGGTGCCCGGCAGAAAGCCGAGCCGCTCCCCCGCCTCGATGGCGGGACGACTCAGGATGATACGGCTGACCTCTTTGCGCTGCAGGGCCTGCACGGCTTTGGCCATCGCCAGGTAGGTCTTGCCGGTGCCGGCGGGGCCGATGCCGAACACGATGGTGTTCTCGTCGATGGCGTCGACGTATGCCTTCTGCCCGGCGGTCTTGGGGCGGATCACCTTGCCGCGCGAGGACAGGATCGCCTCGCCGAGCACCTCTGACGGGCGCAGGTTGGCGTCGGACTGCAGCATCCGGTTCGACGAGACGACGTCGAGCGGGTCGAGCCCTTGACCGGCGCGGGCCATGGCGATGAGTTCCTCCACAAGGGTGCGGGCGGCGGCCACCGCGGGCGCGTCGCCGGACAGCGTGATCTCGTTGCCGCGCACGTGCACGTCAACATCGGGGTGCTCGCGCTCCACAACGCGCAGCAGTCGGTCCTGCGGCCCGAGCAGCTGCACCATGGCGATGCCGTCGGCGTAGATCCGCTCGACGGCGGCTGCGTCATCCGGCATTCATGCTCGATTCGTCCAGGCCCCCGGCCAATACGTGCGCGTGCACGTGGAACACGGTCTGTCCCGCGTTCGCACCGGTGTTGAAGATGAGGCGGAAGTCGCCGTCGGAGTGCTCGGCGGCCAGCGTGTTCGCCAGCTCGATCATCTGCACCAGCAGCGCCGGGTCGCCGGCGGCGAGCTCGGTGACATCGCGGTACTGCTGCGTCTTCGGGATCACGAGAAGGTGCACCGGCGCCTTGGGTGCGATATCACGGATGGCGAAGAGAGTGTCGGTCTGCGCGACGATCTCAGACGGGATCTCGCCGTTGAGGATGCGCGTGAAGATCGAGGGTTCGCTCATGGGTCCAGTCTATGAGCCGCCATCGGTCATTGAGCGAGCATCACCAGCGCCCGAGGCGGGTGCTCACCACCGCGAGGGCCGCCGGGCCTGCGGTCGAGGTACGCAGCACGGTCGAACCGAGCGCGGCGATCACGGCACCGGCTTCGGCGAACGCGGACAGTTCCTCGGCCGCGATGCCGCCCTCCGGGCCGACCACCAGCACGATGTCTCGGCCGTCGCCGACGTCGAGCCCGCTCAGCGGCACCGTACCCGCAGGGTCGAGGACGACCAGGCGGGATGCCGCAGCTCGGCCGATCAGCGCACGGGTCGTGATGACCTCGGCGACCTCGGGAATCCAGGCGCGGTGCGCCTGCTTGGCTGCCTCGCGGGCGATGCTCTGCCAGCGAGTGCGGCCCTTGGCCTGTTTGGCGCCCTCCCAGCGCGAGATGCTGCGGGCAGCCTGCCACGGCACGATCTCGTCGACACCGAGCTCGGTGGCCGCCTGCACGGCCAGCTCGTCACGATCGCCCTTCGCCAGCGCCTGGACCAGCACGACACGCGGGGAGGCGGCCGGTACGTCTTCGCGGGCGGTCACCCGCACCGCGACCTGCTGTGGCGTGACGTCTTCGCACACCGCCGTGAGCCACGCCCCCCGCCCGTCGCCGAGGGTGATCGTCTCGCCCGCGCGCACGCGTCGCACCGTGGCGGCATGGTGTGCTTCTGCACCGGTGAGCATGACACGGTCGCCGACGCGGGCGTCGGTGGCCTCATCCACCACGAAGTGCAGCGCCACGGATCAGCTGTTCCGGAAGCGATCGCGCAGGCGCGCGAAAAGCCCCTGTTGAAATTCGGCGAGCTTCGGGTCGGGCGCCTTCGTCTTCTTCTTGAAGTCGACGATGAGCGCCCGCTCTTTCGCGTCGAGGCGCGTGGGGGTCACCACGTGCACACCGACGCGCAGGTCGCCACGCCCCGAACCGCGCAGGGGCGTGATGCCACGTCCCTTGATCGTGAGGATGTCGCCGCTTTGCACGCCGGGGCGCACTTCGAGATCGACAGGTCCGTCAAGCGACTCGATGGTGGTCGTGGTGCCGAGGATGGCGTCGGGCATCGACACGTCGAGAGTGGCGAGCAGGTCATCGCCCTCTCGGCTGAACACGTCGTGATGGGCGACGGTGATCTCGAGGTAGAGGTCGCCGTTCGGGCCACCTGCCGGACCCACTTCACCCGACCCGGGCATCTGCAACCGCAGCCCTGATTCGACGCCCGCCGGAATGTCCACTGACACCGTCCGACGCGCCCGCACCCGACCCTGCCCCTGGCACGTGGCGCACGGGTACGGGATGGTGGTGCCATAGCCCTGGCAGACGGTGCACGGGGCGCTCGTGACCACGTTGCCCAGCAGGCTGCGCACCGTACGCTGCACGTGACCGGAACCGTGGCAGATCTCACAGGTGACCGGCGAGGTGCCCGGCTGGCAGCATGAGCCGTCGCACGTCTCACAGAGCACGGCGGTGTCGACCTCGATGTCGCGGTGCACGCCGAACACGACGTCACCCAGCTCGAGGGTCACCCGCACGAGGGCATCTTGCCCACGCTCACGGCGCGACCGTGGCTGCCCGCCCCGCCCGCCGCCGCCGGCTGCGCCGAAGAACGTCTCGAAGATGTCGCCGAAGCCGCCGAAGCCGCCCTGACCACCGAAGGGAGAGTCACCGCCCATGTCATAGCGACGACGCTGCTCGGGGTCACTGAGCACGTCGTAGGCGTGCGTGACGAGCTTGAACTTCTCTTCGGCCTCCGCACCCGGGTTCACATCGGGATGCAGCTCACGAGCGAGTCGCCGGTATGCCTTCTTGATCTCGTCGGGGGTCGCCTCGCGCGACACGCCGAGCACCTGGTAGTGGTCCTGGTCAGCCACATTCGCCTTCCTGCCCGCGCCAGCGCCGCGGGTTCGTCTGCGCCGGGGTCAGTGCCCCGACTCGTCTTCTTCGAGCAACGTGCTCAAGTAGTGCGCGACGGCTCGCACCGCCGCGAGGTTGGTGGGATAGTCCATGCGAGTGGGGCCGAGCACACCGACTCTTCCCCGCGCACGTGCCGCGTCGTAATCGCCGACGACGAGGGATGCCTCGGCCAGGCCGAACGGCGCGTTCTCGCGACCGATCGACGCGGCCAGCCCCTCTTGATCGGCGACCATCTCGCTCATCAGGCGCAGCAGTGTCACCTGCTCCTCGATGGCTTCGAGCAGCGGGTAGATCGAGCCACGGAAGTCGGCCTCGTCACGCGCGAGGTTGGCGGTGCCGGCCATCAGCAGGCGGTCTTGCCGGAACTCCTCGAGTTCTTCGGAGACGAGACCGAGCACCGTCTGCAGCGCGGGATCCAGGCGCGTCGGCGCCGCCGCGCCGGCGATCGCGGCCAGCAGCCCACCGACAGCCTGTGCCCCGTCGCCCACGCTGTGGCCGGTGATCAACACCGAGACGCGGGCGCGCAGCTGCGCGACATCCACCTCGTCAAGTTCGACGGGCAGCGTCACGATGCGCTGCGAGACGCGCCCGGTGTCGGTGACGAGAATCACCAACAGCCGTGCGGCGCCCAGATCGACGAGCTCGACGTGCGTGACGTTGGCCTGCGCGAACGACGGGTACTGCACGATGGCGACCTGTCCGGTCAGCCGTGTGAGGGCCCGGACCGTGCGGGTGAGCACGTCGTCGAGGTCGGTCGAGCCGTCGAGAAAAGTCGTGATCGCCGAGCGCTGCGCCGGGCTCAGCGGCCGCAGTTCGGCCAGATGGTCGACGAAGACGCGGTAGCCCTTGTCGGTGGGCACCCGCCCCGACGAGGTGTGCGGGGCGGCGATCAGCTCTTCGTCTTCGAGCAGCGCCATGTCGTTGCGGATCGTGGCCGCCGAAACGCCGAACGCGTGCCGGTCGACGATGCGCTTGCTGCCGACAGGCTCACGGGTCTCGACGTAGTCCTGCACGATGGCTTGGAGCACCTGCAGTCCGCGCTCGGTGACCATGGGTGCTCCTTTCTCTGCTGGCACTCATCCGGTTCGAGTGCCAATTCTAGCGAGTGCGCCTGGGGGATCGCTCGGCCACGCGCGCACCGCGCGTCGCATGAATCTCGTCAGTCGGTCAGCGCCCGCACGACGGCGTCGGCGAGCAGGCGTCCCTTCACCGTGAGCACGATGCGCCCGCGCACGGCGTCAGCACCCGAGACAAGGCCGTCGGCGATCAGACCGGCCACGGCATCCCGATGTGCCGCATCGAGCTCGACCAGCGGCATCCCCTCCCGAATCCGGGTGCGCAACAGCACCGATTCCAGAGTGCGGGCCACAGCATCGGGTCTCTCTCGCCCGGCCGCCGGCGACGTGCCGGCCGCGAGCCGTTGCGCATAGGCGGCGGGATGCTTCACGTTCCACCACCGCAGTCCCACGATGTGACTGTGGGCCCCGGGGCCGAACCCCCACCAGTCGTGGCCGCGCCAGTACGCGAGATTGTGGCGCGAGCGGTGCCGTTCACCGCGCGCCCAGTTCGACACCTCGTACCAGTCGAAGCCCGCCTCGGCCAGAGCCGCGTCGGCGAGCTCGTACATGTCTGCCTGCAGATCGTCGTCGGGCGCCGGCACCTCGCCGCGGCGGATCTGCCGCGCGAGCTTTGTGCCCTCTTCGATGATCAGCGCGTACGCCGAGATGTGGTCGGGCTCCAGCGCCACGGCCGTGGTCACCGAGCTGCGCCAGTCTTCCAGCGACTCCCCCGGCGCCCCGTAGATGAGGTCGACGCTGACATCCAGGCCCGCGCGCCGCGCGGCCCGGACCGCCGTGCGCACATTGGCCGGGTCGTGCGTGCGATCCAGCGCTGCCAGCACGTGCGGCACCGACGACTGCATGCCCACCGAGAGCCTGGTCACCCCCGCCGCCGCCAGCTCGTCGACCACCGCGTCGGTCACGGTGTC is drawn from Microbacterium protaetiae and contains these coding sequences:
- a CDS encoding PhoH family protein; the protein is MPDDAAAVERIYADGIAMVQLLGPQDRLLRVVEREHPDVDVHVRGNEITLSGDAPAVAAARTLVEELIAMARAGQGLDPLDVVSSNRMLQSDANLRPSEVLGEAILSSRGKVIRPKTAGQKAYVDAIDENTIVFGIGPAGTGKTYLAMAKAVQALQRKEVSRIILSRPAIEAGERLGFLPGTLTDKIDPYLRPLYDALNEMMDPELVPKLIASGTIEVAPLAYMRGRTLNDSFVVLDEAQNTTPEQMKMFLTRLGFGTRMVVTGDITQIDLPQSASGLRLVTRVLKDIDDIHFATLTSQDVVRHTLVGRIVDAYTEYDERRLASRRERDEAEEFANRAERRGALHPRAPRDHQQRRGRA
- a CDS encoding HIT domain-containing protein, with the translated sequence MSEPSIFTRILNGEIPSEIVAQTDTLFAIRDIAPKAPVHLLVIPKTQQYRDVTELAAGDPALLVQMIELANTLAAEHSDGDFRLIFNTGANAGQTVFHVHAHVLAGGLDESSMNAG
- a CDS encoding 16S rRNA (uracil(1498)-N(3))-methyltransferase yields the protein MALHFVVDEATDARVGDRVMLTGAEAHHAATVRRVRAGETITLGDGRGAWLTAVCEDVTPQQVAVRVTAREDVPAASPRVVLVQALAKGDRDELAVQAATELGVDEIVPWQAARSISRWEGAKQAKGRTRWQSIAREAAKQAHRAWIPEVAEVITTRALIGRAAASRLVVLDPAGTVPLSGLDVGDGRDIVLVVGPEGGIAAEELSAFAEAGAVIAALGSTVLRTSTAGPAALAVVSTRLGRW
- the dnaJ gene encoding molecular chaperone DnaJ — protein: MADQDHYQVLGVSREATPDEIKKAYRRLARELHPDVNPGAEAEEKFKLVTHAYDVLSDPEQRRRYDMGGDSPFGGQGGFGGFGDIFETFFGAAGGGGRGGQPRSRRERGQDALVRVTLELGDVVFGVHRDIEVDTAVLCETCDGSCCQPGTSPVTCEICHGSGHVQRTVRSLLGNVVTSAPCTVCQGYGTTIPYPCATCQGQGRVRARRTVSVDIPAGVESGLRLQMPGSGEVGPAGGPNGDLYLEITVAHHDVFSREGDDLLATLDVSMPDAILGTTTTIESLDGPVDLEVRPGVQSGDILTIKGRGITPLRGSGRGDLRVGVHVVTPTRLDAKERALIVDFKKKTKAPDPKLAEFQQGLFARLRDRFRNS
- the hrcA gene encoding heat-inducible transcriptional repressor HrcA codes for the protein MVTERGLQVLQAIVQDYVETREPVGSKRIVDRHAFGVSAATIRNDMALLEDEELIAAPHTSSGRVPTDKGYRVFVDHLAELRPLSPAQRSAITTFLDGSTDLDDVLTRTVRALTRLTGQVAIVQYPSFAQANVTHVELVDLGAARLLVILVTDTGRVSQRIVTLPVELDEVDVAQLRARVSVLITGHSVGDGAQAVGGLLAAIAGAAAPTRLDPALQTVLGLVSEELEEFRQDRLLMAGTANLARDEADFRGSIYPLLEAIEEQVTLLRLMSEMVADQEGLAASIGRENAPFGLAEASLVVGDYDAARARGRVGVLGPTRMDYPTNLAAVRAVAHYLSTLLEEDESGH
- the hemW gene encoding radical SAM family heme chaperone HemW is translated as MGSALPIGDPAPADGLLPADLPVDAAAPFSVYLHVPFCRVRCGYCDFNTYTATELRGARQDQYADTLLREIGLARAVLDAAHGRRAASTVFFGGGTPTLLPPGDLARMLAGVRDAFGIAEGAEVTVEANPDTVTDAVVDELAAAGVTRLSVGMQSSVPHVLAALDRTHDPANVRTAVRAARRAGLDVSVDLIYGAPGESLEDWRSSVTTAVALEPDHISAYALIIEEGTKLARQIRRGEVPAPDDDLQADMYELADAALAEAGFDWYEVSNWARGERHRSRHNLAYWRGHDWWGFGPGAHSHIVGLRWWNVKHPAAYAQRLAAGTSPAAGRERPDAVARTLESVLLRTRIREGMPLVELDAAHRDAVAGLIADGLVSGADAVRGRIVLTVKGRLLADAVVRALTD